The Drosophila gunungcola strain Sukarami chromosome 2R unlocalized genomic scaffold, Dgunungcola_SK_2 000013F, whole genome shotgun sequence genome includes the window ACATTTACTATCTGGCCGCGGAACTTAGCTGCTTTAATAGACCCGCTTTAATTGGCTTCACTAAGTGGTTGTCGATCTGTTGCTTCGTTTAGAACTAGTTTTGCTGTAAGTCAGCGTTTAGCTTACATAATCGATCATCGTGTAGGGCGCTGTTTGATTGCTTTTAATCACGAGCAGACACTCGTCTTCATTTCATTGCAATATGCCGAAGATCTTTTTGTTCCATCAATTGAAATGTATGCCCCATTGACGTATGCCTCCGTCTTGAGCACTTGTTTCCCTCTTGTTTGAGTATCTGCACTGAGCAAAATGGCATTAACAAGCCAAGAACattaaacgtttttaaatTCCCTCAAACTTAATTGATGAAAATAATACTTTAGAAATCTACTACCAATCATCCTAGCTTTCTAAACAAACGCCAATAATCGATTTATTGGCCATAGAGAGTATAAAAgcacttaaattaattaataaatttaatcaaactggaaaaacataaaaggTTTTGAGCAGATTTAAACTAGATTTGTTGAATTGTATAAATTCGAAATTGTAGGACTATCTATTATAGTCCTAAAATATGTGTTTGTATTGTTACCAAAGTTCCTAAAAACTGTGAGCTTTATTTAAAGAGTTTTCCCTCactgtatttatatatagatatacCTATCTGTTTGCCTGGGGGTGTAATCTAATCGGGGACTTATCAGCTAATGGCTGCGTGCCAGGGAAGTGCTCTGATAAGGATTTTTGCCAATACTTTTCGCGGGTAGGCGGTGGGGTACGGAAGCATCTCGTGATTTGGGAGACTCAGCCACAACCCGATTCCGAAACTTAAGCACAAAACCAGCTGTGCTGGCAACTTGTTCAGGTTAACAAACTAGTTTGGGCCGTTTCGCTGCACTTGCGAATGTTCATTTTTGATAGTGCAAAACGTAATATAGATCGGGTGAGCGGGGTGGTGGCGGTTTGCGGGTGGTGGGTGTTGTTTGTGAGGTGCCGAAAGCACCGACGACTACGCACACCGAAACACGTCGCTTCGTCACTCGACTCGCCCTGCAGTCTCTCCCACAAATTTCTCGGCGCTTTCCTGCAGTCGTCCCACGAACGTTGGCGCAATTGGTCGACAAGAATCGGTCCGCGAATATAATGACTGCCAGGCCCCTCGCCCACACTCGCCTCCTGGGAAAAGCACTTGCATATTGAAGTGTAGCAATaactaaaacacaaaattgGTCATTTAGCACTCTAGCAAGTCGTGAAATATCTGTGAAATATTTAGACAAGAACTGTCGTTGAAACTAGTTAACAACTGTGAGAACAACTGAACAATAACTACAAAATGCtgaaattattcaaaaaaccCAAAGACAAAATACCCAAGTCGGAGATCATAACCGAACCCAAAGAACCCAAAACGCCGCCGGTCTCCAAATGCGGCAAACCCCTGCAGCTGGACAACTCGCGCTGGGAGGCAAGTATACATCCATCGGTGGGAtaaaactgaactgaactgaactttAGCCAGATATCACGTTCGAACGGCTGgtcgaaaaaatatatagtggTGCCATTGCGTCATGGGTGTGTAGTGTTTTGAGTTCTCAGAAATCTCAGTGATTCCGTTCTTCTGATTTCGAGGGGGTTCTCCGATttgttttaggttttttttctgttgcaAATTTCCTGCCCTTATCGATCAAACCGTTTATCAGCAGCTCAAATGTGTGGGCAGAACGGGCGAAATTGACTTCgtacttgtttttgttctcgaAAATGGCCCTGCAAGTGGGAGTGATTCGATAAGGTAGAGCCGAAAGACGGAAAAACAATCGACTGTTCTATACATTTCTGtgacatttgtttttatcttatCTTGCTCtgtgttatatatatatatctgcgTATTATGTATACGCCATATAGCGTATATTGGCGTTTTGTAAGCCAAAGGAGAAATGGCGCAGAGATAAGGGGAGCggaaaaaataagttttgagAGCTCTTTAAGTAGAATGGCCCAGCTGAAGGTGTGTTTGGCGATAAGATAGGCCAAGAACTTCACAAGTCATTGACTATTCAAAACCCTTTGTTGGTAATTTCGTCCCACAGCGCCGCCTGCACAAAGAGCTGATGTCCTTGATCAAGGAGCCGCCACCAGGGAGTTACCGTGGACACCGAAAGCGTACAGCAAAACTTATCCGAGTAAGTACGGACTACGGAGCAGAGTGGGCCAAGTTCAGCGAAAACTGAAACTGGTTTAATTCAAGCACATAATacgcaaaaataaatgagcttAATTCAGCAACTTGCGTCGAAAACAAAGCCCACCATTGTTGCAGGCTGACACTCATAACTCTCTTTGGCTTACAGAtggaaaataaacattaaaggTTTCGAGGGCACACTTTACGAGGGCGAGGACTTCCAGCTGCTGTTCAAATTCAACAATAAATATCCCTTCGATTCGCCAGAGGTAATATTTcaactgaacaaaaaaaacagcgATGATGGTGgtcttaatcttttttttttttgtttttaattgccagGTGACCTTCATCGGCAGCAATATACCCGTGCATCCACATGTCTACAGCAATGGACACATCTGCCTATCCATTCTGACCGAGGACTGGTCGCCGGCGCTGTCCGTGCAATCCGTGTGCCTTAGCATAGCTTCCATGTTGAGCAGTTGCCGCGAGAAGAAGCGTCCGCCGGACAACACGCTCTACGTAAAGACCTGCAATAAGAATCCCAAAAAGACTAAATGGTGGTACCACGGTGCGTATTCGTGATTTCTCACTTGCAGCTCGCCGTAACTCAACTAATTGTTTATTGCAGACGATTCTGTTTAGTTAGAGGTGCAATTTATGACTACTGCCTGCTGATGTCTGCTTTGCGCATccacccacaaaaaaaaaaaccaatagcAATACAGAAGTAGAACACGGCGAAGAAAGCCCCAGATACCCCAGTGTTATGGGGCAGCGACCAGTAAAAGTGTACACTCGCGAGTGGAGCAGATTCGCCAGACAGCCCAAGTGCACTCGAATGCAGACGCAATATGCAACAAAGCGAATCGAGTCAACGAGGAACCTATCAGTAGAGTTTGGCAAACAATCATAGCGCATGCAACCGATACTAATTATAGCTATGTATAATCAACAAAAGGCGTGTGCgataaaactattattaaatgttaacattttaattagatTGTTAAGACCAAAATTTATGtctaaattaaatgttatgctACCATCTAACTACTAGGCGTATGTAAACCAACCAACCGACGTGAACGTTTGATAGTTCTGGCACTTATCGCCAGTCGCTGCTTCCACATTCCACGAGCATCGTTTGAGGCATCCGGCCCCAGTAGCGTGATCCAATCCACATATGAAGCTTCCTACCCAGCttattttaattgtgtatATTTAATCATCCTAGATGCATTGCGAAACTCATAAGCTCATAGTTAAGTTTACAACATTTCAAATGTATTACAAGCCATATACCCTAATCGCTCTCATTGTCACCAGTCCGGCACTCTGTAATCTTCCCTCATTGCCCATTGCCCATGCATAGGTCGCTAAGTTAACCAGTTTATGTACTTGGCTAGGATAGTCCATCTGTGGCCAAAATCTCGCAAGTGGCACGATAGCAAAACACATTTACCTCTTACTGTGCAAGTAGAACTAAGGATGTGACGAGGTACTCGTCGGACTACCATACAATTAAACTGTAATCTGTGTAATGTAAAAAGAGCCCAATTAAATC containing:
- the LOC128256160 gene encoding LOW QUALITY PROTEIN: ubiquitin-conjugating enzyme E2 W (The sequence of the model RefSeq protein was modified relative to this genomic sequence to represent the inferred CDS: deleted 1 base in 1 codon), encoding MLKLFKKPKDKIPKSEIITEPKEPKTPPVSKCGKPLQLDNSRWERRLHKELMSLIKEPPPGVTVDTESVQQNLSEWKINIKGFEGTLYEGEDFQLLFKFNNKYPFDSPEVTFIGSNIPVHPHVYSNGHICLSILTEDWSPALSVQSVCLSIASMLSSCREKKRPPDNTLYVKTCNKNPKKTKWWYHDDSV